One segment of Capnocytophaga sp. oral taxon 878 DNA contains the following:
- a CDS encoding S1C family serine protease: MMKNYTTLITAAFLGGVLTLGGYKLFIDKHDAKQEALELLSRPAIVQTNHTTPERAMTGETNFVEAANKTVNSVVHVKNTVKSKGQVTSIFDLFYGNGGDEQTQVGTGSGVIITPDGYIVTNNHVIADATTLEVTLNNNKTYSAKLIGTDPSSDIALIKIDADEKLPFLTFADSDNTQVGEWVLAVGNPFNLNSTVTAGIISAKARNISQRNGDKIESFIQTDAAVNMGNSGGALVNLNGELIGINTAISSTTGVYMGYSFAVPSNIAKKVVEDLIEFGNVQRGVLGVRGTDLDSESAKKLNIKETEGFYVGSVEEESGAGVAGLVKGDIIRQLDNVKVHKYSDLSGYIASKRPGDVIKVIYERDGKERIANITLKKNTTYVIQSLGLEVKNLSEADYKRFKTKSGVKVTAAGQFYEYNNINIVGKVLLSVNGKAIKDVDELKSTMSSLSSRNRNSLEILNEKGEKERFFF; encoded by the coding sequence ATAATGAAGAATTACACAACACTCATAACTGCTGCCTTTTTGGGAGGAGTTTTAACCTTAGGAGGTTATAAACTTTTTATAGACAAACATGATGCTAAGCAAGAAGCTTTAGAACTACTATCACGCCCTGCAATAGTACAAACTAATCATACCACTCCTGAAAGGGCTATGACTGGCGAGACTAACTTTGTGGAAGCTGCTAACAAGACCGTAAATAGTGTGGTGCATGTGAAAAACACTGTGAAATCTAAAGGACAAGTTACTTCTATTTTTGATCTTTTTTATGGAAATGGAGGAGATGAACAAACTCAAGTAGGGACAGGTTCTGGTGTTATAATAACTCCTGATGGTTATATTGTAACTAATAATCACGTCATAGCTGATGCTACAACTTTAGAAGTTACCTTAAACAATAATAAAACTTATTCAGCTAAACTAATAGGTACTGATCCTTCATCTGATATTGCTCTTATAAAGATTGATGCTGATGAAAAGTTACCTTTCCTTACTTTTGCTGACTCGGATAATACTCAAGTGGGAGAATGGGTATTAGCAGTAGGAAATCCTTTTAACCTTAATTCGACTGTTACAGCAGGTATTATTAGTGCTAAAGCACGTAATATTAGTCAGCGTAATGGAGACAAAATAGAATCGTTTATACAAACTGATGCTGCTGTAAATATGGGAAATAGTGGAGGTGCTTTGGTAAACCTTAATGGAGAACTTATTGGTATTAACACTGCTATTTCATCTACTACGGGAGTATATATGGGTTATTCGTTTGCTGTACCTAGTAATATTGCTAAAAAAGTAGTAGAAGACCTTATTGAATTTGGTAATGTACAGCGTGGTGTATTAGGTGTACGTGGTACTGATTTGGATTCGGAAAGTGCTAAAAAACTTAACATTAAAGAAACTGAAGGTTTTTATGTAGGTTCAGTAGAGGAAGAATCGGGAGCAGGAGTTGCTGGGCTTGTAAAAGGTGATATTATTAGGCAACTTGATAATGTAAAAGTACACAAATATTCAGACCTTAGCGGCTATATAGCTTCAAAACGCCCTGGTGATGTGATAAAAGTAATTTATGAACGTGATGGAAAAGAACGTATTGCTAATATTACTCTTAAAAAGAATACTACCTATGTAATACAATCATTAGGTTTGGAAGTAAAGAACTTATCAGAAGCTGACTATAAGCGTTTTAAAACAAAATCGGGAGTGAAAGTTACTGCCGCTGGACAGTTTTATGAGTACAATAATATAAACATTGTAGGAAAAGTATTGCTTTCTGTAAATGGCAAAGCTATTAAGGATGTAGATGAACTAAAAAGTACTATGTCTAGTTTATCATCACGTAATCGTAATTCATTAGAAATATTAAATGAAAAAGGAGAAAAAGAAAGATTCTTCTTTTAG
- the pckA gene encoding phosphoenolpyruvate carboxykinase (ATP), protein MSNPKTISVENYGIKNAKVRYQLTADELHQETLDKKLGVEASSGAIAINTGKFTGRSPKDRFIVKDEITKDRVWWGNINIPFEPEKFDKLYEKVVAYLSSKEIYVHDGYVCADPKYRTNIRTITELPWSNQFAYNMFLRVEDSELASFKEDWLVVNAPGFEADPAVDGTRQTNFAILNFSKKIALVGGTGYTGEIKKGIFSAMNFELPVFRNTMPMHCSANVGKDGDTAIFFGLSGTGKTTLSADPNRHLIGDDEHGWTPENTVFNFEGGCYAKVVDLTAEKEPEIFAAIKKGAILENVIMDDKGVVDFARTDITENTRVSYPIYHINNIQPGSIGHNPKNIFFLTFDAYGVLPPISKLTPEQAAYQFVSGYTSKVAGTEVGITTPQKTFSACFGAAFMPLHPAEYGKRLAEKIKETGVNVWLVNTGYNGKMKRCSLKDTRALITAALTGKLNNVEYKELPIFGFKVPQSCEGVSDQSILNSENTWEDKTQFSAKLKELAESFVQNFKDKKFEDGATPDVLAGAPKL, encoded by the coding sequence ATGAGTAACCCAAAAACAATTTCAGTAGAAAACTACGGAATTAAAAATGCTAAGGTTCGTTACCAACTTACTGCTGACGAACTACACCAAGAAACTTTAGACAAAAAACTTGGAGTTGAAGCTTCTTCAGGAGCTATTGCTATCAACACAGGTAAATTTACTGGTCGTTCTCCTAAAGACCGTTTTATCGTAAAAGATGAAATTACCAAAGATCGCGTATGGTGGGGAAATATTAACATCCCTTTTGAGCCTGAAAAATTTGACAAGCTATATGAAAAAGTAGTAGCTTATCTTTCAAGTAAAGAAATCTATGTTCACGATGGTTATGTTTGTGCAGATCCTAAATACCGTACTAATATCCGTACTATTACTGAACTTCCTTGGAGTAACCAATTTGCTTACAATATGTTCTTGCGTGTAGAAGATAGTGAGCTTGCTTCTTTCAAAGAAGATTGGTTAGTAGTAAACGCTCCTGGTTTTGAAGCTGATCCTGCTGTAGATGGCACTCGTCAAACTAACTTTGCAATCCTTAATTTTTCTAAAAAAATTGCTTTGGTAGGTGGTACTGGTTATACTGGAGAAATTAAAAAAGGTATTTTCTCTGCAATGAACTTTGAATTGCCTGTGTTCCGTAACACTATGCCAATGCACTGTTCTGCTAACGTAGGTAAAGACGGCGATACTGCTATCTTCTTCGGTCTTTCTGGTACTGGTAAAACTACCCTTTCTGCCGATCCTAACCGCCACCTCATCGGTGATGACGAACACGGTTGGACTCCTGAAAATACCGTATTCAACTTCGAAGGTGGTTGCTACGCTAAAGTAGTAGACCTTACCGCTGAAAAAGAACCTGAAATCTTCGCAGCTATCAAAAAAGGCGCTATCCTTGAGAACGTAATTATGGATGATAAAGGTGTTGTAGATTTCGCTCGCACCGATATTACTGAAAACACTCGTGTTTCTTATCCTATTTACCATATCAATAATATCCAACCTGGATCTATAGGTCATAACCCTAAAAACATCTTCTTCCTTACTTTTGATGCTTATGGTGTATTACCTCCTATTTCTAAATTGACTCCTGAACAAGCTGCTTACCAATTCGTTTCTGGTTATACCTCAAAAGTAGCAGGTACTGAGGTAGGTATTACTACTCCACAAAAAACTTTCTCTGCTTGTTTCGGTGCTGCCTTCATGCCTCTTCACCCAGCTGAATACGGAAAACGTTTGGCTGAGAAAATCAAAGAAACAGGCGTAAATGTATGGTTGGTAAACACAGGTTACAATGGAAAAATGAAAAGATGTAGTTTGAAAGATACTCGCGCTCTTATCACTGCTGCTCTTACAGGCAAACTTAACAATGTTGAGTACAAAGAATTACCTATCTTTGGATTTAAAGTTCCTCAATCTTGTGAAGGTGTATCAGATCAGAGCATCTTGAACTCAGAAAACACTTGGGAAGACAAAACACAATTCAGTGCTAAATTAAAAGAATTAGCTGAATCATTCGTACAAAACTTTAAAGATAAGAAGTTTGAAGACGGTGCTACTCCTGATGTTCTAGCTGGTGCTCCTAAATTGTAA
- a CDS encoding DUF4302 domain-containing protein, whose amino-acid sequence MKKYIFLSLSFLLFISCNYKEEETFTQRASERTVNSLNSYKEILENDNYWLLTYYPEQYKVGYWVYPYQPEIFATDKDFPKAHRSIGGYNFLIKLKDGKVAASSEVSYTNTEETSFFSYDITEGPTLSFDTFNNVLHHFRFVSSSFPNARGGETDFIILKYENDTFTLRGRTSNNIMTLKKFTGNRETFLNKIRENSKALLYKGLLPINVGGTEVILKLFPSYRQLTFIYNNNQKYIQSAFIITEKGIKLYEPIKINGVTFEEFYFNDTKTALVSADGSITSNFVTSPITLSSNAAYITFDTYNASEKAMNIFNKAKKAVENSKDKSYTLLNYIRLVTFMGNDQEQAAGIHGYIAEKNNLDNTSSIYYEMDFVGMANSSNEKQLEILIKDMPTIGDNTYKNSLFYYREAERLFLDLAKAGPYKTSVYNDNYTYLISVKDPDIWFLVYIP is encoded by the coding sequence ATGAAAAAATATATATTCTTATCATTATCTTTCCTTCTCTTTATAAGTTGTAATTATAAAGAAGAGGAAACTTTCACACAGAGAGCCTCAGAGCGTACTGTAAATTCACTTAATAGTTATAAGGAGATCTTAGAAAATGACAACTATTGGCTGTTAACTTACTACCCAGAGCAATATAAAGTAGGTTATTGGGTATACCCCTATCAGCCTGAAATTTTTGCTACTGATAAAGATTTCCCAAAAGCACACAGAAGCATAGGAGGTTATAATTTTTTGATAAAACTGAAAGATGGTAAAGTGGCAGCTTCATCAGAAGTAAGTTACACTAATACAGAAGAAACTTCTTTTTTTTCATACGATATTACAGAGGGACCTACTCTTAGCTTTGATACCTTCAATAACGTGTTACATCACTTTAGATTTGTATCTTCATCATTTCCTAATGCACGTGGGGGTGAAACTGACTTTATCATTTTGAAGTATGAAAATGATACTTTTACCTTGCGGGGACGTACTTCTAACAATATTATGACTTTAAAAAAGTTCACAGGAAATAGAGAAACTTTTTTGAATAAAATACGTGAGAATAGTAAAGCTCTCCTGTACAAAGGTCTTTTGCCTATCAATGTAGGAGGTACTGAGGTAATACTTAAGTTATTTCCGAGTTACAGACAACTTACTTTTATATACAATAACAATCAAAAATACATACAGTCAGCATTTATTATTACTGAAAAAGGTATTAAACTGTATGAACCTATTAAAATTAATGGAGTAACTTTTGAGGAATTCTATTTTAATGACACTAAAACTGCCTTAGTAAGTGCAGATGGCAGTATTACTAGTAATTTTGTAACCTCACCTATTACTCTAAGTAGTAATGCTGCGTACATAACTTTTGACACCTATAATGCTTCAGAAAAAGCTATGAATATATTTAATAAGGCTAAAAAAGCAGTAGAAAATTCGAAAGATAAAAGTTATACCTTACTAAACTATATCAGATTAGTAACTTTTATGGGTAATGACCAAGAACAAGCAGCAGGAATACATGGTTATATAGCAGAAAAAAATAACCTTGATAATACTAGCAGTATATATTACGAAATGGACTTTGTAGGGATGGCTAATAGTAGTAATGAAAAACAGTTAGAAATACTTATAAAAGATATGCCTACTATAGGAGATAACACTTACAAAAATAGTCTTTTTTATTATAGAGAAGCAGAACGTCTATTTTTAGATTTAGCTAAGGCAGGTCCCTATAAAACATCTGTTTATAATGATAATTACACATATTTAATAAGTGTGAAAGACCCTGATATATGGTTCTTAGTATATATACCTTAA
- a CDS encoding substrate import-associated zinc metallohydrolase lipoprotein, protein MKKILYTLLALSFLGCNNDDKLVDESVIIRNGEESQSLNPQNDLDKYLDENFAKPYNIQILYRFLEREISRTYTYTPTKYSKAIEFANIFNYLFIEPYVKLTSKAFMKEHSFNTLILIGEPAFNPTGTKLVGLATAGIKIHLTEINHLEPNNIYWLNDNILATLYHENAHTWHQAKLYTTDYEKISASDYKNDRWVNEWNFNTKNYLRAGFITAYSSFDHDEDFVELLARYIVYYNASLDCDCATTDSSLDANGDGFNDTLYTAWKAKFSNYGNLLSENYTPYESTSVWEEVLKRADRKIRPTETYTGKQKIEQKIAIMKKYLQDEWNINLDELRAEIRNRYPYVAGKTFDGVPVERKDFTKLIR, encoded by the coding sequence ATGAAAAAAATACTATATACACTTTTAGCCTTATCATTTTTAGGCTGTAATAATGACGATAAATTAGTTGATGAAAGTGTTATCATTCGGAATGGGGAAGAAAGCCAAAGTTTGAATCCTCAAAACGATTTGGATAAGTACTTAGATGAGAATTTTGCTAAACCATATAATATACAGATATTATATCGTTTTTTAGAACGTGAAATAAGTAGAACTTATACTTATACTCCTACTAAGTATAGTAAAGCTATAGAATTTGCTAACATATTCAATTATTTATTTATTGAACCCTATGTGAAGCTTACCTCTAAGGCTTTTATGAAAGAACATTCATTTAACACTCTTATCTTAATAGGAGAGCCAGCATTTAATCCTACAGGTACTAAGTTAGTAGGACTTGCTACTGCAGGTATAAAGATACACCTAACAGAGATAAATCACTTAGAACCTAATAATATTTATTGGTTAAATGATAATATCTTGGCAACCCTTTATCACGAAAATGCTCACACTTGGCATCAGGCAAAGCTATATACTACAGATTATGAAAAAATATCCGCAAGTGATTATAAGAATGACCGCTGGGTAAATGAATGGAATTTTAATACTAAAAATTACCTAAGAGCTGGATTCATTACAGCCTATTCAAGCTTTGATCATGATGAAGATTTTGTAGAATTATTAGCACGTTATATAGTATATTACAATGCAAGTTTAGATTGTGACTGTGCTACTACTGATAGTAGTTTAGATGCTAATGGAGATGGTTTTAACGATACTCTATACACTGCTTGGAAAGCAAAATTTAGTAATTATGGCAACCTCCTCTCAGAAAACTATACTCCATATGAATCAACTAGCGTATGGGAAGAAGTTCTAAAAAGAGCAGATAGAAAAATAAGACCTACTGAGACCTATACTGGTAAACAAAAAATAGAACAAAAAATAGCTATAATGAAGAAATATCTACAAGATGAATGGAATATTAATCTTGATGAACTACGTGCTGAGATTCGCAACCGATACCCATACGTAGCAGGTAAAACTTTTGATGGTGTGCCTGTAGAACGAAAAGATTTTACTAAATTAATCCGTTAA
- a CDS encoding RagB/SusD family nutrient uptake outer membrane protein → MKKIYILISISALFFTACNALLDELPDNQVRIDTPEKVRRLVTMAYPTASTAVISELSSDNIADIGTIITYANYLSQEASYWQRIQEYSDSDGLQNIWTSHYKAINHANTALEAIEKMGNPEATNASKGEALVARAYAHFVLVNFFSNSYNPNSSATDLGIPYMLHSENELDGRYKRGTVAQVYAQIDADLDAGLPLIDDNSYEMPKYHFNKKAAYAFAARFYLYYQQWQKALDAANVVLTTNNATTKNMLRNWQDFRDATKTGGTDIEKFGIYYTREDETANLMLQPVISMLSSSYFVTAYASRFIHNHRIAGETLATANPWDKQGNSGKPNFGYEFYWFTPFDVFDNRRDAVIYGKFPTFKDNSTRTIMIPFTTDETLLVRAEAKILLGQYDSAVLDLNMFTSKFIQQTTINGYASSNTVTKNEIVSFYNGIAYSESTVNGATQKKHLNPSFSITNDGVQEPLLHYVLQCRRILTLGEGLRWQDVRRYNIEVARYQSDNSNRNEATVKSVLPANDLRRAIQLPDAVIGKGIEANPR, encoded by the coding sequence ATGAAAAAAATATATATATTAATTAGTATTAGCGCTCTGTTTTTCACTGCTTGTAATGCATTACTTGATGAATTACCAGATAATCAAGTGCGTATTGATACTCCTGAAAAAGTAAGAAGATTAGTAACTATGGCCTACCCTACTGCAAGTACAGCAGTAATAAGTGAGCTTTCATCAGATAATATAGCTGATATAGGTACTATTATAACCTATGCGAACTATCTAAGTCAAGAAGCTTCATATTGGCAACGAATACAAGAATATTCTGATTCTGATGGATTACAAAATATATGGACAAGCCATTACAAAGCTATCAACCATGCTAATACAGCTTTAGAAGCTATTGAAAAAATGGGTAACCCTGAAGCTACTAATGCTAGTAAGGGGGAGGCTTTGGTAGCACGTGCTTATGCTCACTTTGTACTAGTTAACTTTTTTTCTAATAGCTATAACCCTAATAGTAGTGCTACTGATTTGGGGATTCCTTACATGTTACATTCAGAAAATGAGCTTGATGGCAGATATAAGAGGGGTACTGTGGCCCAAGTATATGCTCAAATAGATGCAGACCTAGATGCTGGTTTGCCTCTAATAGATGATAACAGCTATGAGATGCCTAAGTATCACTTCAATAAAAAAGCTGCATACGCCTTTGCTGCAAGATTTTATTTATATTACCAGCAATGGCAAAAAGCCCTAGATGCAGCTAATGTAGTTTTAACCACAAACAACGCTACGACTAAAAATATGCTGCGTAACTGGCAAGATTTTAGAGATGCTACTAAAACAGGAGGAACTGATATAGAAAAATTTGGCATTTATTACACTCGTGAGGATGAAACAGCTAATCTTATGTTACAGCCTGTTATTTCAATGCTTTCATCTAGTTATTTTGTTACTGCTTATGCAAGTCGATTTATACATAATCACCGTATAGCAGGTGAAACACTAGCTACTGCCAACCCTTGGGATAAACAAGGTAACTCGGGAAAACCTAATTTTGGTTATGAGTTTTATTGGTTTACCCCTTTTGATGTATTTGATAATAGGCGAGATGCTGTAATTTATGGTAAGTTTCCAACTTTCAAAGACAATAGTACTCGTACAATAATGATTCCTTTTACTACAGATGAGACTTTATTGGTAAGAGCTGAAGCTAAAATACTTTTAGGACAATATGATAGTGCTGTATTAGACCTAAATATGTTTACTTCTAAATTTATTCAGCAAACAACCATCAATGGATATGCTAGTAGTAATACAGTAACAAAAAATGAAATTGTAAGTTTTTATAATGGTATAGCTTACTCAGAAAGTACAGTAAATGGAGCTACCCAAAAGAAGCATCTCAATCCCTCATTTAGTATCACTAATGATGGAGTACAAGAACCTTTATTACATTACGTACTACAGTGTAGACGTATACTAACCTTAGGTGAAGGATTACGTTGGCAAGATGTACGTCGCTATAATATAGAAGTAGCTCGCTACCAAAGTGATAACTCAAATCGTAATGAAGCTACAGTAAAATCAGTATTACCTGCTAATGATTTGCGAAGAGCTATTCAGCTGCCTGATGCTGTAATAGGTAAAGGAATAGAGGCAAACCCAAGATAA
- a CDS encoding SusC/RagA family TonB-linked outer membrane protein, translated as MNMQKLKTLFFLLLVMSGCMSVFGQIQTRTSTTTLTSGSATLTTGTTTNTTTAQTPMNTNTRGATSISGSTKPLWVLNGVVLQGTIDLKPEDLVSDDAKMLIAAAIPGLTAESIESFKVLKDASATAIYGQRAIGGVVAITTKRGSTGGSSITYTNESTFRFIPTYGEYNIMNSQDQMSLIQELMRGGHFKSENQSITQNKGLIGRMYDLFYVLDRNGNSVVPNTEAGRTAYLQAAERRNTNWFNELFQTSIMQNHTLSLSSGTEKSTYYASLSGLFDPGWTKGDKLSQFSGNLNANYNLSSKFKLNVISDLSYQKQTTPKQDIYDYAITHSRSMNPKEYYVNDFAPYNIFNEIDNAYKNINIANLRLQAELTYKITKKVEATMMGAIRYYANQQNTEFKENSNYALSYRAMPNSLVRRYNPNLYDDPNDPYDLPSVVLPEGGVRERRDRSITSNHFRATLRYNDSFKGGLHSVSAFAGVEMDNYKSTDDKNQNYGVLFDSGNYSYYTYLFFKKLQEANSTYYSIYNTTSNYQAFFTNGSYTFANRYTINGTLRYDASNKFAESRYIRWMPTWNVGVNWNVSNEKFFSKLKPLSHLSFKASFGVTAISPSVSNSLSQIYTYVPWRNSSKREIGLNIVDNANHDLTYEKNQELNLGTQFGLFNNRINISAEWFNRRSYDLIGSIATQGVGGTITKKGNMAELSIHGVELGLETNNIKTKDFSWKTSFIYSRSKNEITKLLTNPTIRNMIGYSSSSKSVGGFAKEGYPLRSIFSVPFNGLNDKGLPTFLDANGNSTVSGIRFDNRNVDFLEYSGTLIPTDKGSFSNLFNYKGISLGVVLTYSYGNVVRLRKLTNSYNDFWVAPRELNNRWQYPGDENHTNIPVLYTTYMYDLYGGYSNIKQAYDTYDYSNIRVAKGDNIRLKEISIGYTFGREFLKKNKLRQLSMKLQGTNLALLYADKKLNGDDPDYLTSGYSPIAAKRLIFTLRVGL; from the coding sequence ATGAATATGCAAAAACTAAAAACACTATTTTTTTTGCTATTAGTTATGAGTGGGTGTATGTCTGTTTTTGGGCAGATACAAACTCGTACAAGCACTACTACTCTTACTTCGGGTAGTGCTACTCTTACTACTGGCACAACCACAAATACTACTACTGCGCAAACACCAATGAATACAAATACACGTGGAGCTACTTCTATATCGGGGTCTACTAAACCGTTATGGGTGCTAAATGGTGTGGTATTGCAAGGAACTATAGATTTAAAGCCTGAAGATCTTGTATCGGATGATGCTAAGATGCTTATAGCAGCAGCTATACCAGGCCTTACAGCTGAGAGTATAGAGAGTTTTAAGGTACTAAAAGATGCTTCAGCTACAGCTATCTATGGGCAACGAGCTATAGGAGGGGTTGTAGCAATTACTACTAAACGAGGTAGTACAGGTGGTAGTAGCATTACCTATACAAATGAATCAACTTTTAGATTTATACCTACATACGGTGAGTATAATATTATGAACTCACAAGACCAGATGTCGCTAATACAAGAACTTATGAGAGGTGGGCACTTCAAATCGGAAAACCAATCTATTACTCAAAATAAGGGACTTATAGGGCGAATGTATGATTTGTTTTATGTATTAGATCGTAATGGGAACTCGGTAGTACCTAATACAGAAGCAGGCCGTACTGCTTACCTGCAGGCAGCTGAAAGGAGAAATACTAACTGGTTTAATGAGCTATTCCAAACAAGTATAATGCAGAATCATACACTCTCTCTTTCATCAGGTACTGAGAAATCGACCTATTACGCTTCACTAAGTGGTCTTTTTGATCCAGGATGGACAAAAGGAGATAAACTGAGTCAGTTTTCAGGTAACTTAAATGCAAACTACAACTTATCTTCTAAGTTTAAACTTAATGTTATTTCAGACCTTTCATATCAAAAACAAACTACTCCTAAGCAAGATATATACGACTATGCTATAACACACTCACGCAGCATGAATCCTAAGGAATATTACGTAAATGATTTTGCTCCTTACAATATCTTCAATGAAATAGATAATGCTTATAAAAATATCAATATCGCAAATCTCAGACTACAAGCTGAACTTACTTATAAAATTACTAAAAAAGTAGAAGCGACAATGATGGGGGCTATTAGATATTATGCTAATCAGCAGAATACTGAGTTTAAAGAAAATTCTAACTATGCACTATCGTACAGAGCAATGCCTAACTCATTAGTGCGCCGTTATAACCCTAATTTATACGATGACCCTAATGATCCTTACGACTTACCTAGTGTAGTTTTGCCAGAAGGAGGTGTGCGTGAACGAAGAGATCGTAGTATTACTAGTAATCACTTTCGTGCTACTTTGCGCTATAACGACAGCTTTAAAGGCGGACTTCATAGCGTATCGGCATTTGCTGGGGTAGAAATGGATAACTACAAAAGTACTGATGATAAAAACCAAAACTATGGAGTGCTATTTGACTCTGGCAACTATAGTTATTACACTTATCTGTTTTTTAAAAAACTACAAGAAGCAAATAGCACTTACTATAGCATTTACAATACTACAAGTAATTATCAAGCATTTTTCACTAATGGGAGTTATACCTTTGCTAACCGTTATACTATAAATGGTACTCTACGTTATGATGCATCTAATAAATTTGCTGAATCACGTTATATACGATGGATGCCAACTTGGAATGTGGGGGTAAATTGGAATGTGAGCAACGAAAAATTCTTTAGTAAACTTAAACCTCTTTCACACTTATCATTTAAAGCTTCATTTGGAGTAACAGCTATTTCGCCATCAGTTAGCAATTCACTTTCACAAATTTATACCTATGTACCTTGGCGGAACTCATCAAAACGTGAGATAGGGCTAAATATAGTTGATAATGCTAATCATGATCTTACTTATGAAAAGAATCAGGAGCTAAACCTTGGTACTCAGTTTGGTTTGTTTAACAATCGTATTAATATATCAGCAGAATGGTTTAACAGAAGGAGTTATGACCTGATAGGTAGTATAGCAACACAAGGTGTAGGTGGTACTATTACTAAAAAAGGAAATATGGCAGAGCTAAGTATACACGGAGTAGAATTAGGATTAGAAACTAATAATATCAAAACAAAAGACTTCAGTTGGAAAACTTCCTTTATATATTCACGTTCTAAAAATGAAATAACAAAACTTCTTACAAATCCTACTATACGTAATATGATAGGTTACTCAAGTAGTTCAAAATCAGTAGGAGGTTTTGCTAAGGAAGGTTATCCTCTGCGTTCTATCTTTTCAGTCCCTTTCAATGGATTGAATGATAAAGGACTACCTACTTTCTTAGATGCCAATGGTAATAGCACAGTAAGTGGTATCCGTTTTGATAATCGTAATGTAGACTTTTTAGAATACTCAGGTACACTTATACCTACTGATAAAGGAAGTTTTAGTAACTTGTTTAACTACAAAGGCATTTCACTAGGGGTGGTACTTACATATTCATACGGCAATGTAGTTCGCTTACGTAAACTAACTAATTCATATAACGACTTTTGGGTAGCACCACGTGAACTAAACAACCGTTGGCAATATCCTGGTGACGAAAATCACACTAATATACCTGTACTTTACACTACCTATATGTATGATCTTTATGGAGGTTATAGTAATATAAAACAAGCTTATGATACCTATGATTACTCAAATATTAGGGTAGCTAAAGGTGATAATATACGGTTAAAAGAAATTTCAATAGGCTATACCTTTGGTAGAGAATTCTTAAAGAAAAACAAATTGCGTCAGCTTAGTATGAAGTTACAAGGCACTAATCTTGCTCTACTATATGCAGATAAAAAACTAAATGGTGATGATCCCGATTATTTGACTAGTGGCTATTCGCCTATTGCGGCAAAACGGCTTATTTTCACCCTACGTGTAGGACTCTAA